TTTTTGTGCGGGACTATCCGGGTGGTCGCGGCGGTCATCGTTGAGCGGCTCGATCAGCGCGGGGCCGGCCGGGACCGGATGCCTGCGGCCCGGCGCATCATTGGCGAGGCCGATCAGGTCGCCGGAGCGGTCGAACATGCGCTGCGCCACCAGATGCGTGACGTGCTCCGGGCTGCTCTGGATATAGCCTTCCACCAGGATGAGGCGGGCGCCCATCACCTCTTTCCGGTACTGCTCCATCACCTTGGGCCACACCACGATATTGGCGATGCCGGTCTCGTCCTCCAGCGTCATGAAGACGACGCCCTTGGCGCTGCCCGGCCGCTGCCGCACCAGCACCACGCCGGCGCAACGAACGCGGCGCTTGTCGTTCTTATGGTTGACATCCTGGCAGGTGACGACGCGCTCGCTCGTAAACCTCTCGCGCAGGAATTCCATCGGGTGCCCCTTCAGCGACAGCCGCACCGTCTGATAATCGGCGACCACCTGCTCCGGCAGCGGCATCAGAGGCAGCGGTTTTGCGTTCTCGTCGGGCTGCTCGCGCGCGACCGCGGCTTCGAACAGCGGCAACGGCACGTCGTCGGGCAGCCGCCGCACCGCCCACAGCGCCGCGCGGCGGTCGAGCCCGATGGAACGAAAGGCATCGGCGTCCGCCAAGAGGATCAGCGCGCGCTTCGGCAGGGCGGTGTCGCGGGCGAATTCTTCCAGCGAGGTGAAGGGACGGCGTTTGCGGGCGGCGACGATGCGGTCGGCCCAGTCGGTCTCTCCGCCGTCATTCCGGGGCACGCGAAGCGTGAACCCGGAATCTCGAGGTTCCGGGTTCGTCGCTGACGCGACGCCCCGGAACGACAACTGGCTCTGCTTCAACCTCTCCTCATCCTCATCAACCCAGCTAAATCCGTCGATCTGGCGGAAGCCCAAGCGTACCGCGCAGTATTTCCCACTCCCCTCCTCCAGCGTATTCTGTGCAAAGCTGTAGGAGACATCGATCTCGCGCACCTCGACGCCGTTGGTGCGGGCGTCGCCGACGATCTGCGCCGGGGCGTAAAAGCCCATCGGCTGCGAATTGAGCAGGCCGCAACAGAAGGCATCAGGGTGATAATGCTTCAGCCATGAGGAGATATAGACGAGCTGGGCGAAGCTGGCGGCGTGGCTTTCCGGAAAACCGTAGGAGCCAAAGCCCTTGATCTGGTCAAAGCAGCTTCTGGCAAACTCCGGCGCGTAGCCGCGCGCGATCATGTTGCCGATCATCTTGTCCTCGAACTTGCCGATGGTGCCAACGTTGCGAAAGGTCGCCATCGCGCGGCGCAGGCCATTGGCTTCCTCCGACGAAAACCTCGCCGCCTCGATCGCGATCCGCATCGCCTGTTCCTGGAACAGCGGCACGCCGAGCGTCTTGTGCAGCACCTTGTGCAGTTCATCCGGCGGCCCGTGCTCGGGCGACGGCGACGGATAGTTTTCCTTCTCGACGCCGTTTCGCCGCCGCAGATAAGGATGCACCATGTCGCCCTGGATCGGGCCGGGGCGCACGATCGCCACTTCAATGACGAGATCGTAGAAGGTGCGCGGCTTCAGCCGCGGCAGCATGTTCATCTGCGCGCGGCTCTCGACCTGGAACACGCCGAGCGATTCGCCGCGGCACAGCATGTCGTAGACCTTTTCGTCGTCCTGCTCGACGCTGGCGAGCTCCCAGCGCTGGCCTTTGTGGTCGGCGATGAGATCAAAACATTTGCGGATGCAGGTCAGCATGCCCAAGGCCAGCACGTCGACCTTCATCATATGAAGCGCGTCGACGTCGTCCTTGTCCCATTCGATGAAGGTGCGGTCGTCCATCGCCGCGTTGCCGATCGGTACATAGGTGTCGAGCCGGTCCTGCGTCAGCACATAGCCGCCGACATGCTGCGACAGATGACGCGGGAATTCGATCAGCTCGGTGGCGAGCTCGACCGCAAGCTCAACCATCGCATTTTGCGGATCGAGCCCGGCCTGCCGGACCTGCATTTCGTTGAGGCCCTTGCCCCAGCTTCCCCACACGGTGTCGGCGAGCGCCGCGGTGACGTCTTCCGTCAGCCCCAGCGCCTTGCCGACGTCACGGATCGCGCTGCGCGGGCGATAATGGATGACGGTGGCGATAATCGCGGCGCGGTGGCGGCCGTAGCGGCGATAGACATATTGCATCACCTCCTCGCGCCGCGAATGTTCGAAATCGACGTCGATGTCGGGCGGCTCCAGCCGCTCCTTGGAAATGAAGCGCTCGAACAGGAGATCAACCTTGGTCGGGTCAACCGAGGTGATGCCGAGCACGTAGCAGACAGCCGAGTTGGCCGCCGAGCCCCGGCCCTGGCACAGGATGTTCTGGCTGCGCGCATAATGGACGATGTCGTGCACGGTGAGAAAATAATGCGCGTATTTGAGCTCGGCGATCAGCGCGAGTTCCTTGCACAAGGTGGCGCGCAACGTGTCAGAGATCTCGCCGTCGAAATATTTGTCGACGCCGGCCCAGGTCAGATCCTCCAGATGCTGCTGCGCGGTCTTGCCCGGCGGCACCGGCTCGTCCGGATACTGGTATTTGAGTTGGTCGAGCGAAAACGAAATGCGCTTGGCAAAGCGCATGGTTTCAGCGATGGCTTCCGGAATATCGCGAAACAGCCGCGCCATTTCGTGGGGCAGCTTGAGGTACCGCTCGGCATTGGCCTCGAGCCGCCTGCCGATGGCGTCAATCGTCGTCTTCTCGCGGATACAGGTGAGCACGTCCTGCAGCGGGCGGCGCGCGGGATGATGGTACAGCACCTCGTTGGTCGCCAGCAGCGGCACTTTAGCGGCCAGCGCCAGCCGATGCAGCCGGGCCAGCCGACGCTTGTCATCGCCGCGGTAGAGCAGGCTTGCGGCAAGCCAGACGCCATCGGCGCGGCTGTTGTTCAGTTGCCGCAGAATTTCTTGCGCATTCGCCGCGTCGAAACGATGCGGCAGCGCCAGCACCAGAAGCTGGCCCTCGGCGAATTCAAGCAGATCATCGAGCTTAAGATGGCATTCGCCCTTCTCGATCCGCGTGATGTCGTCGCCGCGCTTGCCGCGGGTGAGCAACTGGCAGAGCCGGCCATAGGCTGTGCGGTCACGCGGATAGACCAGGATGTCGGGCGTGCCGTCGATGAAGACGAGCCGCGTGCCGATCAGGAGTTTTGGCTTATGCGTGACCTCGGGGTTATCCAGTTCCTTCCAGGCGCGCACCACGCCGGCCAGCGTGTTGTGGTCGGCGATGCCGATGACGGGAATGCCGAGTTCACTGGCCTGATGCACATAGGCGCGCGGATCGGAACCGCCGCGCAGGAACGAGAAATTGGTGGTGATGCCGATTTCGGCATAACCGGGAATGTTCGCAAGGTTTTTCATGCGAACAGCCCGTGCACGAACCATCTGACCGGCGCGGGCTCGCCTTCCGCGTCTGCCAGCTCGCTTTCATAGAGCCCGTCGCGAAAGATCCAGAAACGAAGTCCCGCCTCGTCCTCGATGCGAAAATAATCCCGCGTCGGGCCGTCGCCGTTTTGCTTCCACCATTCCATGGCGATGCGTTCGGGGCCCTCCACCCGCACCACCGCATGCGTCACGCGGCGCCAGGTGAACTGATGCGGCGGACCATCAGGCACCGTTGCAAACGGCACCTTGATGGGCTCCGGTTTTTCGAACAGCCGCAACGGCCGCAGCGGCGGTTCGCTTTCGATACGCTCCGGCCAAGCCGCCTGCGCTGCGGCCGCCAGATGGTGCTGCGCTGTTACGGCCAACACGGCGCTTTCAGGGATGTGGGTATCCTGCGGCAGATGAACGACCACGCGCTTGCCCCCGATGCGCGCGGCGATGCGATCGATCAGCGCGGCCAGTTGATCATTGTCATGGACATTGGCGTCGAGATCGCGCTGCTGTTGCACCACGATTTCGGTGCGGCTGGCGGACAACCTGATCAGATCGAAGCCGAAGCCGGGATCGAGGGGATCGTTGAGCGCATCGAGCCGCTCGCGAAACAGGCGGTCGATCATATCAGCCTTCGTCACCGGACGGCCGGTATCGACCGAGATCGTGCGCACCGCGCCGTCGGTGCGAAAAAAACTGGCTTCCAGCCGCCGCGCGCCCTTGCCCTGTTTGTCCATCGCCGTGACCAGCATGGCAGCGAGCGCGGACAGGTTCATTGCGATCACGGTGTCGGTGGCGACCGGTTCGGGAAAGCGTTTTTCGACGATGTAATCCGGCGGCGGTTTTCGGGGGCTGATCGGCGCATCGCCCTCGCCCAGCGCCTGCTCCAATAATGTGGTGAAGCCGGCGCCGAACCGTGCCGTGATTTCGTGGCGCCCGCGCGAGGCGACGTCGCCGATGGTCTTTAACCCCGCACGGCGCAGGCCGCCGGTGATGGCGTCACCGGCGCCGAGCGTGGAGACCGGCAGCGGGCTGACGGCCTCCGCCTCCTCGCCATCGGCAATGATTTGTCCCGCACCATGCCGCGTCAGGGTCCGGGCGCAGATCGAGGTCGAGGCGATCGCGGCGCTGACGGCAAAGCCGCGGCGGCTCAGCGCGCCGCTCACGATCTGCAGCAGCGCGCGCTCGCCGCCGAACAGATGGGCGCAGCCGGTGATGTCGAGATAGAGCCCATGCGGCGGATCGAGCGCCACCAATGGGGTAAAGCGGTCGCACCAGTCGGCGATGTCTTCGAGCATCTTGCGGTCGGCGACCTCGTCGGCGTCGAACACCGTCAATTCGGGGCAGATCGCGCGGGCATTGGCGAGTGGCAGGCCGATCGAGAGGCCGGCCTGTACGGCCAGATCGTCGAGCGAATGGATCAGGATAGCGTTATGCTGCTTGGCAACGACGACGCTGGGGAAGGTTTGAGTCACCTCTCCCGCTTGCGGGGGAGGTCGGATCGCATCCCCACCCCAACCCTCCCCCGCAAGCGGGAGAGGGGGCGCACCGTTCGTATTGCAAGCAGCGTGGCTCGCAACTGTTTTGGAATTTTCAGCTTGCGCGGCGCTGGCCTGCATAAGCCGCCGCTTGATGCGGTCGATGGGCAGGCGTGGCAGCCACAGGCTGAGGATACGACGCCGGTTCGCTGAAGAGGCACTCATCACATTTCCATTCCATGATCCAGCGGCCGACCGGGCCATGACGGTTACGAACCAGTTGCGCGTCGAAAACAGGCGCGCCCCAGGCGTGCCAGGGCGTAGACGGCGGCGAATGCGCCGCGCGCACGATCCATCGGGTTTCCGCGGTCGAGGGCCGCGGCTCCGCCGCCATCCGCAGCAGCAAGGCGGTGACGCCGGAGGCTGCCGCGGCCAATGTGAGCTTGCGGCTGGCGACGAGATCGAGCTGGCGCGCCTGCCCCCAGACTTCCAGCACGACGGCGCCGAGCGCATCGCAGGCCAGCGCGTCGGCGGCGGTCCGCAACGCGGCGTCGGTGTCGGCGGCGCGCACGGTCACCAGTAACCGCGGATCGAGACCCAATTCGCAAAGCCCGCTCATCGACAGCGCGCCGGATTCAATTTCCGAAAAATCCTGTCGTACCCAGACCAGCGGCCGGCGCGGCGATACCCTTCCCGAAAGTCCTGCGATGAAGCCCGTGGCCGCCGCGCTCTGATGGCCCTCGGCGAACACTTCATGCACCGCTGCGACCGCAAGCCCGCCGCACAGCACAGAATCCGCTGCCGCATGGCCGAGCGCGACCTTGTTGAGGTCATGCGCATCGCCATGCGTCTCCAGGCGCTCGATGCTTCCGCGCAAAGTTGCAAGCGTGCTTGTACGTGCGGTGCTCATGCCCCGCTCCTCGGAAATTTTGGCCTTTACCGCTTTTTCCTATGAACCCGCGGCTGGCTCATTTGTTCATGATATGTTCTAATATAAAGCTAACCGGCCCGGCAGAGTCAATCGGGATCGACACTTTGACGATTCATGAGTGGAATCAAAGGGATCTTGGGATGGACGTGCAACGTAAGCTGGAAATCCTGGCGGATGCTGCGAAATACGATGCTTCCTGCGCTTCCTCAGGGACAGAAAAGCGGGATTCCAGTGACGGCAAGGGCCTCGGCTCGACCGCGCCGGGCATGGGCATCTGCCATTCCTACGCGCCGGACGGACGCTGCATCTCGCTGTTGAAGGTACTGCTCACCAACGCCTGCAATTACGATTGCTTATATTGCGTCAACCGCACTTCTTCGAACGTGCCGCGGGCGCGCTTCACCGTCGACGAGGTGGTGAAGCTGACGATCGACTTCTATCGCCGCAACTACATCGAGGGATTGTTTCTCTCCTCCGGCATCATCCGCAGCGCCGACTACACCATGGAGCAAGTGGTTTCTGTCGCGCGAAAACTGCGCGAGGAGCATCACTTCCGCGGCTACATTCATCTCAAGACCATTCCGGAGGCCGACGATGCGCTGATCGCGGAGGCCGGCAAATATGCCGACCGCCTCAGCATCAACATCGAAATGCCACTGGAGAACAGCCTCGCCAAATTTGCGCCGGAAAAGGACGTGCGCGCGATCCGTCGCACCATGGGCCGGTTGCGGCTGAAGCTCGACGAGGCGCAGGAGAACAACCTGGCCGCAACGCAAGCAAAGCCGCCGCGCTTCGCCCCCGCCGGGCAGAGCACGCAGATGATCATCGGCGCTGATACCGCCAGCGACAAAACCATCCTCGATACCAGCGCCAATCTCTACGGCTCCTACCGGCTCAAGCGAGTCTATTATTCGGCCTTCAGCCCGATCCCCGACGCCAGCCGCGCGCTGCCACTCGTTCCCCCGCCGCTGCTTCGCGAGCACCGGCTCTACCAGGCTGACTGGCTGATGCGGTTTTACGGTTTTGACGCTGGCGAGATCGTCGAGGAGACCGCCGGCATGCTGCCGCTCGACATCGATCCGAAACTGGCCTGGGCGCTGCGCCACCGCGACCGCTTCCCGCTCGATGTCG
This portion of the Bradyrhizobium sp. AZCC 2262 genome encodes:
- a CDS encoding putative DNA modification/repair radical SAM protein; protein product: MDVQRKLEILADAAKYDASCASSGTEKRDSSDGKGLGSTAPGMGICHSYAPDGRCISLLKVLLTNACNYDCLYCVNRTSSNVPRARFTVDEVVKLTIDFYRRNYIEGLFLSSGIIRSADYTMEQVVSVARKLREEHHFRGYIHLKTIPEADDALIAEAGKYADRLSINIEMPLENSLAKFAPEKDVRAIRRTMGRLRLKLDEAQENNLAATQAKPPRFAPAGQSTQMIIGADTASDKTILDTSANLYGSYRLKRVYYSAFSPIPDASRALPLVPPPLLREHRLYQADWLMRFYGFDAGEIVEETAGMLPLDIDPKLAWALRHRDRFPLDVATASREDLLRVPGFGTRAVDRIIATRRLTSIRLADLVRLHIPQKRTLPFIVLSDHRPSPHLLDGAGLAERFKPKATQLGFGF
- a CDS encoding ImuA family protein, which gives rise to MSTARTSTLATLRGSIERLETHGDAHDLNKVALGHAAADSVLCGGLAVAAVHEVFAEGHQSAAATGFIAGLSGRVSPRRPLVWVRQDFSEIESGALSMSGLCELGLDPRLLVTVRAADTDAALRTAADALACDALGAVVLEVWGQARQLDLVASRKLTLAAAASGVTALLLRMAAEPRPSTAETRWIVRAAHSPPSTPWHAWGAPVFDAQLVRNRHGPVGRWIMEWKCDECLFSEPASYPQPVAATPAHRPHQAAAYAGQRRAS
- a CDS encoding error-prone DNA polymerase; translation: MKNLANIPGYAEIGITTNFSFLRGGSDPRAYVHQASELGIPVIGIADHNTLAGVVRAWKELDNPEVTHKPKLLIGTRLVFIDGTPDILVYPRDRTAYGRLCQLLTRGKRGDDITRIEKGECHLKLDDLLEFAEGQLLVLALPHRFDAANAQEILRQLNNSRADGVWLAASLLYRGDDKRRLARLHRLALAAKVPLLATNEVLYHHPARRPLQDVLTCIREKTTIDAIGRRLEANAERYLKLPHEMARLFRDIPEAIAETMRFAKRISFSLDQLKYQYPDEPVPPGKTAQQHLEDLTWAGVDKYFDGEISDTLRATLCKELALIAELKYAHYFLTVHDIVHYARSQNILCQGRGSAANSAVCYVLGITSVDPTKVDLLFERFISKERLEPPDIDVDFEHSRREEVMQYVYRRYGRHRAAIIATVIHYRPRSAIRDVGKALGLTEDVTAALADTVWGSWGKGLNEMQVRQAGLDPQNAMVELAVELATELIEFPRHLSQHVGGYVLTQDRLDTYVPIGNAAMDDRTFIEWDKDDVDALHMMKVDVLALGMLTCIRKCFDLIADHKGQRWELASVEQDDEKVYDMLCRGESLGVFQVESRAQMNMLPRLKPRTFYDLVIEVAIVRPGPIQGDMVHPYLRRRNGVEKENYPSPSPEHGPPDELHKVLHKTLGVPLFQEQAMRIAIEAARFSSEEANGLRRAMATFRNVGTIGKFEDKMIGNMIARGYAPEFARSCFDQIKGFGSYGFPESHAASFAQLVYISSWLKHYHPDAFCCGLLNSQPMGFYAPAQIVGDARTNGVEVREIDVSYSFAQNTLEEGSGKYCAVRLGFRQIDGFSWVDEDEERLKQSQLSFRGVASATNPEPRDSGFTLRVPRNDGGETDWADRIVAARKRRPFTSLEEFARDTALPKRALILLADADAFRSIGLDRRAALWAVRRLPDDVPLPLFEAAVAREQPDENAKPLPLMPLPEQVVADYQTVRLSLKGHPMEFLRERFTSERVVTCQDVNHKNDKRRVRCAGVVLVRQRPGSAKGVVFMTLEDETGIANIVVWPKVMEQYRKEVMGARLILVEGYIQSSPEHVTHLVAQRMFDRSGDLIGLANDAPGRRHPVPAGPALIEPLNDDRRDHPDSPAQKIRHPRDVRILPPSRDFH
- a CDS encoding Y-family DNA polymerase, which produces MSASSANRRRILSLWLPRLPIDRIKRRLMQASAAQAENSKTVASHAACNTNGAPPLPLAGEGWGGDAIRPPPQAGEVTQTFPSVVVAKQHNAILIHSLDDLAVQAGLSIGLPLANARAICPELTVFDADEVADRKMLEDIADWCDRFTPLVALDPPHGLYLDITGCAHLFGGERALLQIVSGALSRRGFAVSAAIASTSICARTLTRHGAGQIIADGEEAEAVSPLPVSTLGAGDAITGGLRRAGLKTIGDVASRGRHEITARFGAGFTTLLEQALGEGDAPISPRKPPPDYIVEKRFPEPVATDTVIAMNLSALAAMLVTAMDKQGKGARRLEASFFRTDGAVRTISVDTGRPVTKADMIDRLFRERLDALNDPLDPGFGFDLIRLSASRTEIVVQQQRDLDANVHDNDQLAALIDRIAARIGGKRVVVHLPQDTHIPESAVLAVTAQHHLAAAAQAAWPERIESEPPLRPLRLFEKPEPIKVPFATVPDGPPHQFTWRRVTHAVVRVEGPERIAMEWWKQNGDGPTRDYFRIEDEAGLRFWIFRDGLYESELADAEGEPAPVRWFVHGLFA